The following nucleotide sequence is from Acinetobacter equi.
GGTTTAGTAGGGTTAATTGGGGCTTGAATAGCGGATGGGGCAACAATTTCTGCTTGATATGAATAACGACCTGTATGCAAAATTTGCATGGCAATTTTTCCGCCTGCATCATGTACCGCTTGCGTAATTATTTTATGCTTTTCTGCTTCTGCAAGCGTTTCTAGCTTTGTACCACCAGCAAAGGTTAAACCATGTTCATTTGGAGATATACCACCTGTCACAATCAGCCCAACACCACCTTTTGCACGTTCAGCATAGAATGCAGCCATTCTTTCAAATCCATTTGGTGCCTCTTCTAAACCTGTATGCATAGACCCCATCAGCACACGATTTTTCAATGTAGTAAATCCTAAATCTAAAGGTGCTAATAAATTTGAAAAATTAGACATATTCCCTCTCTTGCTCGCAAACTGCTGACTTTATTCTGATCAATGCAACATGTTGCATATTTTATATTCTACATTTGCATTTTATGCAACATGTTGCATAATAATCCTCATCTTTTATTTTAGATTCGTTATGTCTTTAGCTCATGTTTTATTAACCAGTCTAATTGAAAAACCAAGTACTGGCATTGAATTAGCACGGCGTTTTGATCGCTCTATGGGATTTTTTTGGGGTGCAACACATCAACAAATTTATCGTGAACTTAGCGGTATGCTTATACAAGGTTGGATTTCAACAATAAAAGACACTACAACAAATCAGCGTAAGAAAACATATCAAGTTGAAAGCTTAGGCAGACAAGAACTTGTTCAGTGGATGGTAAAACATAGCGAACCAGCTCAATTGCGTGAAGAACTTATGGTTCGTTTAAGAGCTGAAGCGCAACTGGGTGAAAATACAATTTTACCTGAATTAGAAAATCACTTAAAAATTCATCAAGAAAAGTTAGCAATCTACGAAGCTATTTTTAAAAAAGATTTTTCACAGCAAGAGCACCAAAGCCGTACACTATATATTCATAAAATGATTTTACAACTTGGCATTAATATGGAAATAGAATGGATTAAATGGTTAGAAGAAATTATTCCCCGATTGAAACAATTTGATTGATGATTTCAATCTAAAATACTTTCTTCTCCCTCACATAAAAGCTATCTATTATTCAACAAATAATAATGCTAAACGCACTTGATCATAACCCATTTTCGGACTGGTTAACTCTACAATAGGACGTAACTTAATAGAGCCATCATCATTAAAATGTTGAGAATCTTTACGTTTCATTAATCTTTTATAAATTTTCCGAATTTGTTCAACAACTTCTTCGCCAGGGCTCGCGACTGAAATATCTAAACCTTGCTCTTTATGCAATCGTCCTAAATGATTAATAATTGTAGCAGGTGTTAAACCTCGTTCTACAGCAATATCTTGAATCTCATAACCAGATTCAAACAACTCTCGTGTTTCATCTAAAGTTGCTGCTGCATAATTTGTTTTATTTCCAGTTTTAGCTATTTTCTTTTCATTTCGTTCAATTTCAACTTCATTTAACGTACCACCACAATGGCGAATGAATGCCTTATGTTGAACAGTTAAATCAACGGTATCAAATTTACTTTCCGCTTCATTTGATAATTCTTGAAAACGACGATCTGCTTTAATGGCCAAACTATCAAGCTCTAAAGCTTGCTCATTAAAACCAAGTAACCGTAAGCCTTCTAAACTTTTCAATCGAGACAAAGCAACATAACCCTGCCCATTTTCAAAAGTATGACTTAAATTAATTTCAGCAGCTTCTAAAGTCATACCTTGAGATTTATGAATTGTAATAGCCCACGCCAAACGTAGTGGAATTTGCTGAAAACTTGCAATAGTTTTACCAGCCTCGTTATCTACAGACCAAATTTCTGGTTCAACCACTAAAGTTGTTCCATCTGTCAACTTAACTTTAGGTAAACAACCATATTCATCATCATCTTCAAAACCAATCACCTCGCCTAAGCTACCGTTAATATAACCAACATCAAAATTATTACGAACAAACATCACTTTGGCATTTTTCTTTAAAACCAATGTTTCAGGTGCTCGTACAGAAGACTTTAATGTTTCGATCAGTTTTTCATTACCATCACATTGCGCATCAAATTGACGAATATCTTGATCAATTTCATTTAAATGTTTCAAGTTAATTGTATCAACATCCATATTATGCGTATATAAACGTGTAAACGTATCGCCAATATCTTGATGTCGTGTTTGCTGTAATGCTTGTAAGTGTTCTTGTTGAATAGATTGGCTACGAATTGCATTCAAAATATCGTTTAAATAATCATTGCCTTGTCGATGCTGCTCAGTTAAATAACACACCCGAAATTTTGCTTCCACCCAAGCTTCCGACATAAAGCAGAATTTATCTCTATTTCGTTCATCATTTTTACCTACAGGCGGTAACTGGAAAAAATCCCCTGCTACAATAACTTGAATACCACCAAAGGCATCATCACTTTCTTTAAAGTATTTTAAAACCTTATTTACTAAGTTAAGTTGCTTGGCATGTAGCATTGATATTTCATCAATAATCAACACTTGGGCATTTTCTAAATGCTCTTTTAAATATTTACGCTCTTTCATCCGCTTCAAATCATCTTCTGAAAGCGCATCTTTAATACCAATACCTGCCCATGTATGAATTGTCATTCCATTCATATGAGTAGCAGCAATACCTGTTGAAGCAGTAATAGCAACAGGAACTTTTCTCGCTTTTAAATAATTAATATATTGATTAAGGGTATAGGTTTTTCCCGCACCAGCAGAGCCTGTTAAAAAGACATTTTCACCTGCTTTAAGTAATTTAAGTGCAGTTTCTTGTTTCATAAGACCTATACCATTGTAGA
It contains:
- a CDS encoding PadR family transcriptional regulator; this translates as MSLAHVLLTSLIEKPSTGIELARRFDRSMGFFWGATHQQIYRELSGMLIQGWISTIKDTTTNQRKKTYQVESLGRQELVQWMVKHSEPAQLREELMVRLRAEAQLGENTILPELENHLKIHQEKLAIYEAIFKKDFSQQEHQSRTLYIHKMILQLGINMEIEWIKWLEEIIPRLKQFD
- a CDS encoding AAA family ATPase; the encoded protein is MKQETALKLLKAGENVFLTGSAGAGKTYTLNQYINYLKARKVPVAITASTGIAATHMNGMTIHTWAGIGIKDALSEDDLKRMKERKYLKEHLENAQVLIIDEISMLHAKQLNLVNKVLKYFKESDDAFGGIQVIVAGDFFQLPPVGKNDERNRDKFCFMSEAWVEAKFRVCYLTEQHRQGNDYLNDILNAIRSQSIQQEHLQALQQTRHQDIGDTFTRLYTHNMDVDTINLKHLNEIDQDIRQFDAQCDGNEKLIETLKSSVRAPETLVLKKNAKVMFVRNNFDVGYINGSLGEVIGFEDDDEYGCLPKVKLTDGTTLVVEPEIWSVDNEAGKTIASFQQIPLRLAWAITIHKSQGMTLEAAEINLSHTFENGQGYVALSRLKSLEGLRLLGFNEQALELDSLAIKADRRFQELSNEAESKFDTVDLTVQHKAFIRHCGGTLNEVEIERNEKKIAKTGNKTNYAAATLDETRELFESGYEIQDIAVERGLTPATIINHLGRLHKEQGLDISVASPGEEVVEQIRKIYKRLMKRKDSQHFNDDGSIKLRPIVELTSPKMGYDQVRLALLFVE